The Eremothecium gossypii ATCC 10895 chromosome VII, complete sequence nucleotide sequence CAGGACAACATCAACATCGAGTTCCACAGCGACCGCGGAGAGCTAGTTATATCGGGCGAGGTGCCGACAAAGGAGACCGAGGAGAACAAGGACGGCTGGCGCGTGCGTGAGCGTGCCACTGGCAGCTTCCGACGTGTGGTCGGCTTGCCGGACAAGCCCGGCGTGGACGCAGAGCACATCACTGCGAACTACGAGCAGGGTGTGCTCACGTTGCGCGTGCCAAAGCTGGAGTCTCGCGAGAACCAGGCAGTCCGCAAGATCCAGGTTGGGCGTGGCAGCGCCAAGTAATCTGCGGCGCTTTGGTTGTTTTAGTATGGATTAGCATGGATAGGTATATATTAAAAAAACATTGACTGTCTTTACACAAGCATGCATGGCGTAGAACTTACATAATTGTCCCAATGTCGCTGCGCTTACCGGGCCTAGTGGGTACCGTATGGCACAGTAAATGATGCTTCTAGTTTTGATGT carries:
- a CDS encoding Hsp20/alpha crystallin family protein (Non-syntenic homolog of Saccharomyces cerevisiae YBR072W (HSP26)), whose product is MSFQSPFFDFFDAINNEVANYNRLLGRAPNSTALQAKNNNKKDTTDWLTSASIIPPVDVLEQEKDYEVHLSVPGIVDQDNINIEFHSDRGELVISGEVPTKETEENKDGWRVRERATGSFRRVVGLPDKPGVDAEHITANYEQGVLTLRVPKLESRENQAVRKIQVGRGSAK